DNA from Armatimonadota bacterium:
TGCGCGCGAGAAGGCGCGACAGGCAAGCTGCCAGTCGAACCTCAAGCAGATCATGCTGTCCGTAATCATGTACCAGCAGGACTACGACTCCCGGTATCCGATCGTCACGACTGGCCCGGACGCAGGTAACCTCGGTGCGCGCATTCCGGGGAACACCTGTGGCGTGATGGGCTGGTGCGACAACAAGACGCAGACGCTGCCCATCTCCGCGCCCGGCATGTGCCGCGCCGGATGGGTTCACAAGCGCCTGGAGCCCTACGTCAAGAACATCCAGATCTGGACCTGCCCGTCCATGACCCCGAATGCTGACCCCAATACCCAGAACTTCACATCCTATCTGAGCACTCTGTGCACGGTCAGCGCCTGGCCGACGTGGTGCCTCGAAGGCGATGCAGAGCAGGACCTGCGGCACTCACCAGCCGAGACCCCGCTTTACTTGGACGCAGTGCGCTGGTATGAGCCCGGCGGCGCCGCAAACATGCCGCGCAGTACGCTCCAAGCCGACAAGTATGGCTCGCCGCACACCCGCGACGGCAACGGCCCGATGAACGTTGGCTATGCCGACGGCCACGTCAAGTCAATGCCGGTCATGACCGCCGTCAAGGATATTGTCGCGAAGATGCCGCTCAACTAAGCCCCGGGCCTCCCGCACGATCCGAGACCGCCGGCACGTCTGTCCTGGTCGGCGGTCTCTTGCTGCCTCTCGCTCCGCAGGGCAGAACTTCTGACGCCGCTGCAGCGTCAACAACGACACTTGACGAGAAGTCCCTGGCTTTCCAGAATCGACGGTCTCAAACACCTGCACCCGGGGTGCAGAACAGCTTCCCGAAGGAAGGGATCCGGCACATGAAGCAGAAGGGCTTTACCTTGATCGAACTGCTCGTTGTCATTGCAATCATTGCGATCCTTGCGGCTATTCTTTTCCCGGTCTTCGCCCGGGCACGAGCCAAGGCACGTCAGGCGAGTTGTCTGTCCAACACCAAGCAAGTCATGACCGCGTTTCTCATGTACAACCAGGACTACGATGAACAGTGGCTCTATGATTCCGTGGTGCCGGGCAAGCCCCTGGGCAGTCAGGCTGCGAACGTCTGCTGGTGGCGGTTCCAGCTGGAACCGTACCTGAAGAACTGGGGCGTCCTGGTCTGCCCCGACGGCCTCCGCGACTCGGTGGCCGCGGCCGATTCCACAAACCAGTTCCATTTCAACTACGGATACAACGCCAACCTGCGGGCCCGTAAGGACGGCGATATCCGCACCCCTGCCGAGTGCGTGGCTTTCGGCGACTCGTCCCACTGGTACGGGAACCTCTGTAATGGTCTCTCCTTTGCCTGGAGCCGGGTCGACAAGCGTCCCGCGGGCAATGCCTGCAATGCTTCCCAAACCGCCAACTGGGTGGATTCGTGCACTCGACACAACGGCGGCTCGAACCTGGGGTACGCCGACGGGCACGCCAAGTGGCTCGCGGCCCAGGCGATTCAGAGCATGATGCCCGGTGCCGCCTTGCCGTAGTTGCGAGCAATGTGTCTGCAGTACAGCGGCCACCGTTCCGACGCCTGGAACGGTGGCCGCTTTCGCGACTCGGTGGTTCTCGCTGGCTACCGCAGCGACGGCGCCTGCCAGCTTTCCTCCGTGTAACTGTGCAACTCCAGGCGGTTACCGTCTGGATCGGTAATCCATGCCTGCCAGGAATTGTCCATGCCAAGCTTGGCGTCTGTGATCTCCACGCCGCGTTCGCGCAGCATCTCGACCGCCTGGGCGACATCCTCCACCTCCAGGCAGATGTGCCGATAGGAGCCGCCCTGCGACGAATCGTGGGTCCCTGTGAACAGTTCGATGAAACTCCGGCCAGCCACGTGCAGGTAGACACCGTACCGCTCGCCTTTGTCGTTGATGAAGTCAAAGGCCCGCGTCATCCCGAGCTTTTCCACGTAGAAATCGATTGCGGCATCCAGGTCCCGGACGGTGAAGCAGGCGTGCGCCAATGCTTTCAGCATTCTGATCCTCCACGAGTCTGCGCAAAGTGAGTCAGCTTTGTTCGGATGGGGCGGGGGTGCTTAGAAGCGCCGCCCCCAGGTCTGAGAGTTCCACCGTCATGCAGCCATCCGGCGCCGGCAGTTGCCGCCCGGAGATCAGGTCCGTCCACGGTTCGGTGCGAGGCAGGCCCTTGAGAGTGACCGTCGCATCATCGCTGAAACTAGTGACGAGCAGGTACTCCCTGCCATCTGCGCCGGGGACGATACAAGCGCGTCCCAGCTGTTCTTCGCACTGGACCGCACGGACACCGTCAGCAAGGTCGGCCGTATATTGCGCGTCCGCTCCGGAAACAACCGCCGAGGCGCAGTCGAGTACCACCGCGCCCGGGCTCACATCGTGCGGCTCTGCCCGGCACGGGAAGCAGAGCTCTTCATAGTACAGGCTGTCGCCGTAGCCGGAAGCTCGTCGTTGACCGGCCTGGTAGACGGCCATTTCTTCGGCCCCGTAGATCCCGATGCACCCGACCTGCCCATCGAGATTCATCCAACGTGAGCCGGTGCGGATGACCCCGCGCCCGTCACCCTTCGTCTCAATGGTCCCCGTCGCCGTCCGGTAATTGCGCCGGAAGCCGTTGAAAAGGTCGTTGGGCACATTGAGCTTCAGCCCCTTGACCTGTGACAGGTAGGTGCGTATGCCGAGGACACAGTATTCCATGACCACCATCGTGCAGTCATCCGGCAGCGCCGCCACCGCGTATTGATGCCGCGCTTTCTCGGGCGAAGTCCACCCTTCGGGCAGAACCGCTTTCACACAGTCGACCATCGTGCCCTTGGTGAGGAACCCACCCGGGAAATGCGCCTGCCGGTTCTCCTCCACGCTCCGCTTGCCGCTGTCCCCGAGCAGCCGCACATGGCCGCCCATGTTCGCACACCACTCCGCGTAATGGCCCGAGTCCGGGGGAAGGCACAGGCCCTGCGGCGGTTCGGATGCTCTCCAACTCCAGGATGCGATCCGCCGCAGCGAACGGTGCAGAATCGCCCCATGCGCGGGTTCCTGCCAGCTTCCTGCGACGCTCTCCTCAAAGGCCTCCGCGGATGGCGCAGGCGCAATGTTCAGAACCCGACGCCAGTACGCATTCATCGATAGCACCACTGCTTTGTCTGATTCAAGGCGGGTGTAATAGTAGGGGCTATCTTCGCGGATCGTCGCCAGGCGGGGGCTCAGGAAGCTCTGCTCCACGCTCGCCGCCTGTTCCGTCCGGATCAGCTCGAGTGCACCTGCCTCCAGCTCGGGCGCGTGCCCGTCGCCCAGGTAGTCCGCGCACCACAGGAGCGCGGGAAGCAGGTAGTCCTGGCAGTAGCAGTACCGCGTGCGGGTATCGCCACCGATTCTGCACAGCCTGCCGTCGGCGAAGATCAGCCGCTTCACCAGCCGCCACAGGTCTCCCGCGTGGTGGTAGAGTGCCTCAGGCGGGTCCCAGCTGTTGGTCCTGCAGGCAAAGTGGAACATGGCGATATTGCTCAGGCAGATGACCATGTACCCGACATTCAGGTACCCATGGTGGTCAAGGGCATAGTTCGGGAAGAAGTTGGGCCCCACGTGCCAGTCCCGCAAAGGTTTGCCCGAGATGATGCGGTCCTGGAGGGCGTCTGACACAACCGAGATACCATTGAGCAGGAACTGGGTGGACTTCTCGGCCCATTCCGGGATTCGCGGCTCATCCGGGTACATGCGGCAGACCCGGGCGAGCAGGGCACCATTCCAGATGTTTGACTCCGGCTTATTGCCACCCTCCGATGCCCACAGCGTTCCCTGAACAGGCAACTTCAGGATGCCGTCGGCTTCAGAGACCAGCATCCGCCGCAGACCGTCGCGATCGGCCTGGGTGAGATGGGGCTCGATGGCCTCCACGCCGTGCATCATGCGCTCGATGCCCAGCACTGAGATCCACGTGTGCCCCCATTTGCGGCCATCCGTGCAGTGGTGGCTGCCAGTGATATGGCTCTCAATCGAGAACCGCAGTGCTCTCAGGCAGCGGTCGAGGATCTCCTCGCGGGACACTCCCGCTGCCGCTTCATCAAGGTTTGGGTCAGCCGCGAGCACTCCGAAGGCCCCGATGAACTTCTGGTTGGTCTGCACCCCCCAGCTGTCGTAGCCGGAGCCAAAGCAGCCGAGGTCGGGTCGCGCAGGGTCATCCCACCAGTATGTACGCGCGAATTTCGCCCACGGCTGCAGTACGCGCGTGAAATCGGCGGCGGTTGGGGGCGCTGGCATATCGCGGATCACCATCCCGGTCGAGATCTAGTCGTCGTCTTCATCTGTGCTTTGTTCGCCCGGAAATGGGGGAAACCTCCGCGGCTGAGACTTTGGGAGGTGAGCGCACAAGCTGTTGAGAATTGCATTCCTGCATTCCGCAACCCTGCCTGCTCAATGCCACCGCAGGCTAGCCCTGTGTGGAGTTGATCCATGTCTCGCGTCTGTGTCGCTCCTTGCTCCGGCTACGACCCTGCATCGGTGCGCAGGGCCGTGCGTGAGTGCTTCGAATGCTGGCCGGACGCATCCTCAAGGCTCAGCGACGGCGCTCGGGTTCTGCTGAAGCCAAACATGATCAACGCACGTCCTCCTGAGAGCGCCGTCTGCACGCATCCCGCCTTGGTGCGCGCTGTGGCTGAGATCTGCTGCGAAGCCGGATGCGAAGTGGTGGTTGCGGATGAGCCCGGTTACGCGCTCGTGGATGACCCTGGTCGGCTCTTTTCAGATGCCGGGATCGTTCAGGCCCTGGAAGGCCTGCCGGTTGAGGTACGCCTGCTCAAGCACGGCGGGTACCGGGAGGTCTCTGTCGACAGACCTCTGCGCGTAAGTCAGCTGCGCATCTCACGGATGATTCTCGATGCCGATGTGGTCATCAACCTGCCCAAATGCAAGACCCACCAGATGACCCTGTTCACCGGAGCCGTCAAGAATATGTTTGGCGCGTTGGCTCCGCGAGACCGGGTGCGCCTGCACATGCTGGGGGAGTTCGTGGCCTTCGGCGAAGCCGTCGCGGACACATTCTCCACCTGCATCCCTGATTTCAATCTGATGGATGCGGTCACCGCCATGGAGGGCAAAGGCCCCAGCCATGGGAAACCGCGCCAACTCGGTGTGGTCCTCGCCTCGGCGGACGCGGTTGCTCTCGATACAGTGGCGGCCCATCTCATCGGGATCACCGCAGACGAAATCCAGGTCATCGTGGCCGCTGCCGACAGAGGCCACGGGAGCGCTGACCTGGCCGGCATCTCTGTTGGCGATGTTGACCTGACGCCTTTTCGGCAGGAGTTCGAAAGGCCCCCCGGAGGAATCCGGCGGGGATTCCCGGGGTGGATGGGGCGCCTCGTCCAGAATTCCCTCTGGGTACGCCCCAAGGTGCTCGCCGGCAAGTGTATCCGGTGCGGCGCCTGCGCGGCGATCTGCCCCGGCGACGCGATTATCATCCGCCGGCATGCGGAGATCGACCGCGACAAATGCATCGAGTGTTTCTGCTGCCAGGAAGTCTGCCCAGTGGGAGCCATCGACACCGCCACCAGTTTTCTGTACCGCACTTTCCTGCATGGCCGCCGCGGCCGCCCCGTGCGGACTGCATGAGCGCTGAAGGAAGCAGCATCGGGTGGACTCTTCTCGCGGGCATCTGCCCGTCATCTGATCGCGTGCCTGAGAGTGTCTGCACCTTCCGAGATCAGGCGCTTTTCCTGCTGTGTATGAGTTCCGCCGGCCAGGAGCGTGCTAAGATCTCGCTGGTGGGCCTTCTGCCTCACAGCCCGCGAAGCGGGGGGCAGCCTATAGCCACGGGTGGGGTGGAGCGATGGGGAACGGCCCCCGTGGACTTGGCTGTGTTTCAGGGACTCTTGGATAATCCTCGCAAGCCGGTGTCCGGGAGCTTTTAGCGTCGCTGTGGCTGATCCCGTGCCGCCGGACCTGCCGGCTGTGACGCAACGGCGGCGCCTCCTTCTGTTTCCGGTAGGGTCGGGGAGGGACACGAGGTTGGGGCTTGAGCGGATCCACCTGCTTGTGGGCAACGCGCCCAACAACGCGCTTAGCTTGTTGACAGCTGCCGTTTCCGCTACAATAGCGCCTTGATGCCATTCAGGCTGGATTGAAGGTGATAGCCGTGAGGTCCATCAGCGACATGCCCGGTAAGCTCTTCGTGGTGGAGGGCATTGACGGGTCCGGGAAGAGCACCCAGATCTACCTCCTCTACCGCTGGCTCATGTCCGAACGATATTCCACCTTCTTCTCCGAGTGGAACTCCTCGCCACTGGTCAAAGAAACCACGCGGCGGGGCAAGCGCAAGCATCTGCTTACGCCTACCACATTCAGCCTGATCCATGCCACAGATTTCGCCGACCGGAACGAGCAGAACATTCTTCCTGCGCTGAAAGCCGGTGCGGTCGTGCTCGCGGACCGCTATGCATACACCGCCTTCGCGCGTGACGTCGCCCGGGGTTGTCACCCTGAATGGGTGCGCGAGGTGTATTCCTTCGCAGTCCAGCCCACTGTCGGATTCTATTTTCGCGTGCCGCTGGATGTGGCTCTGGAGAGAATCTTGGTGGGACGACCGGAGCTGAAATGGTACGAGGCAGGCTTGGACTTGGGCCTGAGCGATGATCCGTATGAATCTTTCAGGCTGTTCCAGGAACGCATTCTGCGGGAATACGACAAGATGATCGAAGAGTTCGGCCTGCACGTGATCGACGCAACGCTTCCCATCGCCGAACAGCAAGAGCAGGTTCGCGAGATCGTCCGGCCCTACCTGAAAGATGTGCTTCGCCAGCCGGAGGGATTGCGCGGACGCAGGCTCGGCGCAGCCAAGGAGGCAGCCGAATGAAGCCCCAGAGCTACTGGCACCCGATGTCGTCCATGCCCGCTGAGCCCCTGCCGGGGAAACTCATCGTGCTGGAGGGCACCGATGGCGTGGGCCGCTCTACGCAGATCCAGATGCTCAAGAACTGGCTTGAGAGCATGGGCGTCGCGGTCTACGATACGGGCCTGAGTCGTTCGGTGCTGTGCGGCCGGGACCTCCAGCGCGCGAAGCAGGGGCATACGCTCGACCCGATCACCCAGGCGCTGTACTATGCTACGGACTTCGCCGACCGCCTGGAAAACGAGATGCTTCCTGCCCTCCGGGCGGGTTGCGTGGTCCTCACCGATCGCTATATCTATTCGCTCATGGCTCGAGCCATCGTGCGCGGCAACGACCCGAAATGGGTGCGACGCGTCTACGGCTTCGCAGTGATCCCGGACCTGATTCTCTATCTGCAGGCCGATCTCAGCGCTCTAATTCCCCGTGTCCTGGCCGCCGGCGGCTTTGACTACTGGGAGTCGGGCTCAGACTACCTGCGTGGTGACAGCCGATACGACTGTTTTGTGCGACACCAGGACGCGTTGCTGGGCGTTTTCAAGCGTATGACTGACGAGTACGGTTTCGTCACCATCGATGCGAACCGCACCGTTATGGAGGTCTTCGCAGACCTGCAGGCACGAATCCGCGAGGTGGTGAAGGACCTGACCTTCATCCCGTCGCGGGAGCCTGCATCACCCGAAGAGTATATGCTTCCCGTTCCCAAGCCCCTCGACGAGCGCCCGACCCGCAGTATGGCCGACATCATCGCGGACCTGCTGGCGAGCCTTCAGGACGAGTAGGGGCTACAACAACCAGGCTGTCATGATGGCGCTTCTGGGTGCCACACCACGCTCGCCGCGGTGTGTTCCGGCGCGAGCACTGCTTCGGCTTCGCCGGAAGCAGTCGCACCCGCCGCGTCTGCTGCTGCACCTTAGCGTTCTCCATTCGCTATTCACTATCCGCTATTCCCCATCCACCTGCCCCTGCTTGACTCCCCTCCCGCCTTCTTGTAGTGTTTCCGTGCTCTGTGCGAAGCAAGTTTGCGAGTCTCTGCGCCGAAAGGAAGTCCGCGAAATGCGACACGATCTGCTCCTTGTGACCCCGCCTTCGGTTCCGCCACTGGACCCAGAATTCAAGCCCGCCGTCCTCGGTAACCGGGCATTTCTGAAGGCTGTTGATGAATCCGGAAAGGGCGTGCCGCTGCGGATAGCTCTCGTCCGTGGCGACGGTTCCGTCTCGACCTTCGACACCCGCGCCTTCGCGCCCGATGCCCCTCTCGCCGCCGCCAACCTGACGTATGCCGAGCGCCTGGTGAAGTTCTTGCTTTGGCAACGTGGCGGATGGAAGGTCATCGTCGGCGGTCCGACAGAGATCGGCGAACACATTCGCAAGGTCTATTCACCCCAGGGCGAGCGCGCCTTTGACTACGAGTTCATGGGCGAGACAGTCTACGAGCATCCCTTCACGGTGGAGATCACTGACGCCGAGAGCGTCCCCGAAACCAGCGAAACAACCGCGCCGCTTGGCCGGCATCTCGATGGCTGCCGCGTTGGCTTCGACCTTGGCGCCAGCGACCGCAAGACGAGCGCAGTCGTGGACGGCAAAGACGTCTTCACGGAAGAGGTCAAGTGGGATCCCAAGACAGCGACGGACTGGCACTATCATTACGAGGGCATCAAGCATTCAATCCAGCGCGCGGTGGACCACCTGCCCCGTCTCGATGCAATCGGCGGCAGCGCTGCGGGTGTCTACATCAACAACCGCGCTATGGTTGCATCGCTGTTCCGCGGTGTGCCGAAGGACGATTTCAACGCGCACATCAAGCCTCTGTTCGAGAACCTCGGGCGGGAGTTTGGCGTGCCCCTCGTCGTGGTCAATGACGGCGAAGTGACAGCTCTTGCCGGCTCTATGTCCCTGGAGGCCAACGCAGTTCTCGGCGTCGCCATGGGTTCAAGCGAGGCCGCGGGCTATGTGACGCCCGATGGCAACATCACGGGGTGGCTGAACGAGCTTGCTTTCGCGCCGGTTGACTTCAACCCCAATGCCCCGCAGGACGAGTGGTCGGGCGATATCGGGTGTGGTGTGAACTACTTCTGCCAGACCGGGGTTATGCGTCTTGCCGCCGCCGCGGGCCTGGAGTTTGAGGCCGAGAAGTCGGTGCCGGAGCGCCTGGAAGACGTGCAGGCGTGGATGAAGGAAGGCAAGCCGGGCGTCGCAGAGATCTACGAATCGATCGGCATCCAGTTCGGCTACACCATCGCCCATTACGCGGACTTCTACGAGATCGAAAAGATGCTGATCCTCGGCCGCGTCACCACTGGTTCCGGGGGCGACTTGATCCTTGAGAAGGCCCAGGACGTGCTGGCCAGGGAGTTCCCGGAACTCTCGACGAAGATCGAGTGTATGCTGCCCAACGAAAAGCTGCGCCGCGTGGGGCAGGCGATCGCCGCAGCCAGCCTGCCGGTGATCGGATAGGCGCGACACCCGAGACGCAGGTCCCACCGTCGAGCACGGCGAACTAGACGCCTGTCCCGTCGCGGGCAGGCGTCTTCCGTGAC
Protein-coding regions in this window:
- a CDS encoding DUF1559 domain-containing protein, which encodes MIAILAAILFPVFARAREKARQASCQSNLKQIMLSVIMYQQDYDSRYPIVTTGPDAGNLGARIPGNTCGVMGWCDNKTQTLPISAPGMCRAGWVHKRLEPYVKNIQIWTCPSMTPNADPNTQNFTSYLSTLCTVSAWPTWCLEGDAEQDLRHSPAETPLYLDAVRWYEPGGAANMPRSTLQADKYGSPHTRDGNGPMNVGYADGHVKSMPVMTAVKDIVAKMPLN
- a CDS encoding thymidylate kinase — encoded protein: MKPQSYWHPMSSMPAEPLPGKLIVLEGTDGVGRSTQIQMLKNWLESMGVAVYDTGLSRSVLCGRDLQRAKQGHTLDPITQALYYATDFADRLENEMLPALRAGCVVLTDRYIYSLMARAIVRGNDPKWVRRVYGFAVIPDLILYLQADLSALIPRVLAAGGFDYWESGSDYLRGDSRYDCFVRHQDALLGVFKRMTDEYGFVTIDANRTVMEVFADLQARIREVVKDLTFIPSREPASPEEYMLPVPKPLDERPTRSMADIIADLLASLQDE
- a CDS encoding ROK family protein, whose translation is MRHDLLLVTPPSVPPLDPEFKPAVLGNRAFLKAVDESGKGVPLRIALVRGDGSVSTFDTRAFAPDAPLAAANLTYAERLVKFLLWQRGGWKVIVGGPTEIGEHIRKVYSPQGERAFDYEFMGETVYEHPFTVEITDAESVPETSETTAPLGRHLDGCRVGFDLGASDRKTSAVVDGKDVFTEEVKWDPKTATDWHYHYEGIKHSIQRAVDHLPRLDAIGGSAAGVYINNRAMVASLFRGVPKDDFNAHIKPLFENLGREFGVPLVVVNDGEVTALAGSMSLEANAVLGVAMGSSEAAGYVTPDGNITGWLNELAFAPVDFNPNAPQDEWSGDIGCGVNYFCQTGVMRLAAAAGLEFEAEKSVPERLEDVQAWMKEGKPGVAEIYESIGIQFGYTIAHYADFYEIEKMLILGRVTTGSGGDLILEKAQDVLAREFPELSTKIECMLPNEKLRRVGQAIAAASLPVIG
- a CDS encoding VOC family protein produces the protein MLKALAHACFTVRDLDAAIDFYVEKLGMTRAFDFINDKGERYGVYLHVAGRSFIELFTGTHDSSQGGSYRHICLEVEDVAQAVEMLRERGVEITDAKLGMDNSWQAWITDPDGNRLELHSYTEESWQAPSLR
- a CDS encoding prepilin-type N-terminal cleavage/methylation domain-containing protein encodes the protein MKQKGFTLIELLVVIAIIAILAAILFPVFARARAKARQASCLSNTKQVMTAFLMYNQDYDEQWLYDSVVPGKPLGSQAANVCWWRFQLEPYLKNWGVLVCPDGLRDSVAAADSTNQFHFNYGYNANLRARKDGDIRTPAECVAFGDSSHWYGNLCNGLSFAWSRVDKRPAGNACNASQTANWVDSCTRHNGGSNLGYADGHAKWLAAQAIQSMMPGAALP
- a CDS encoding DUF362 domain-containing protein, yielding MSRVCVAPCSGYDPASVRRAVRECFECWPDASSRLSDGARVLLKPNMINARPPESAVCTHPALVRAVAEICCEAGCEVVVADEPGYALVDDPGRLFSDAGIVQALEGLPVEVRLLKHGGYREVSVDRPLRVSQLRISRMILDADVVINLPKCKTHQMTLFTGAVKNMFGALAPRDRVRLHMLGEFVAFGEAVADTFSTCIPDFNLMDAVTAMEGKGPSHGKPRQLGVVLASADAVALDTVAAHLIGITADEIQVIVAAADRGHGSADLAGISVGDVDLTPFRQEFERPPGGIRRGFPGWMGRLVQNSLWVRPKVLAGKCIRCGACAAICPGDAIIIRRHAEIDRDKCIECFCCQEVCPVGAIDTATSFLYRTFLHGRRGRPVRTA
- a CDS encoding thymidylate kinase, translating into MPGKLFVVEGIDGSGKSTQIYLLYRWLMSERYSTFFSEWNSSPLVKETTRRGKRKHLLTPTTFSLIHATDFADRNEQNILPALKAGAVVLADRYAYTAFARDVARGCHPEWVREVYSFAVQPTVGFYFRVPLDVALERILVGRPELKWYEAGLDLGLSDDPYESFRLFQERILREYDKMIEEFGLHVIDATLPIAEQQEQVREIVRPYLKDVLRQPEGLRGRRLGAAKEAAE